The following are encoded in a window of Lagenorhynchus albirostris chromosome 3, mLagAlb1.1, whole genome shotgun sequence genomic DNA:
- the LOC132518132 gene encoding cytochrome c oxidase subunit 6A1, mitochondrial-like: MAAVAGAQVSGLLGRSRLSSQPMSSGAHSGAHSEEGSDRLWKALTFFVALPGVGVSMLNVFLKSHHGEEERPEFVAYPYIRIRSKPFPWGDGNHTLSITLM, encoded by the coding sequence ATGGCAGCGGTAGCTGGAGCCCAGGTTTCTGGGCTGCTAGGTCGTTCCCGGCTGTCGAGCCAGCCTATGTCGAGTGGTGCCCACAGTGGCGCCCACAGCGAGGAGGGCTCAGATCGCCTGTGGAAGGCCCTCACCTTCTTCGTGGCGCTCCCCGGGGTGGGAGTGAGCATGCTGAATGTCTTCCTGAAGTCGCACCACGGAGAGGAGGAGAGACCCGAGTTCGTCGCCTACCCCTATATCCGCATCAGGTCCAAGCCCTTTCCCTGGGGAGATGGTAACCATACACTTTCCATAACCCTCATGTGA